Genomic window (Actinomycetes bacterium):
CGGTGATCGAGGGGGTGCTCGTGTCGGGGACGGCGCGGGCGCAGCTGACGGGTGAGTGCGTGCGGTGCCTGGAACCGTTGACCTCCGAGGTGGAGGTCCCGATCCAGGAGCTGTACTACTACCCCGACCAGTACGTCGAGTTCGAGGTTGAGGACGAAGAGGCCCGGCGGCTCGAGGGTGAGCTGCTGGACCTCGAGCCGGTGCTGCGGGACTCGCTGGTGCTCGCGCTGCCCCCGCAGCCGGTGTGCCGGGACGACTGCCCCGGCCTGTGCCCGGTGTGCGGGTTCAGGCTGGCCGACGACCCGGAGCACTCGCACGAGGCGGTCGACGCCCGGTGGGCCGCCCTCGGAGGGCTCCTCGACGACAACAGCGCCAGCACGACCGAGCAGACCGACGAACCATCGGACCGACGCACCAGATCGAAGGAGAGCTAGCCGTGGCCGTTCCCAAGCGGAAGATGTCGCGCAGCAACACCCGCAGCCGGAGGGCGCAGTGGAAGGCCACGGCTCCGGCCCTGTCGACCTGCGACCGCTGCAAGCAGCCCAAGCTGCAGCACATCGCGTGCCCGACCTGCGGCACGTACAACAAGCGGCAGGTCCTCGAGGTCTGACGCGCGTGCGCACCGCGGGCGTTGGACGGGCTCGGGGGGCCGCGTGAGCGTCCCCCGACCGCCGGCCGAGCTGGCCGACCGGCTCGGCGTCCTCGTCGACCCCGCGATGCTGCTGCAGGCGCTGACCCACCGGTCCTACGCCTACGAGAACGGCGGCCTGCCGACCAACGAGCGGCTGGAGTTCCTGGGCGACTCCGTGCTCGGGCTGGTCGTCACCGACACGCTGTACCGGACCCACCCGGACCAGCCCGAGGGACAGCTGGCCAAGCTGCGGGCGGCGGTCGTCAACGCGAGGGCGCTGGCTGACGTCGGCCGCGAGCTGGGCCTCGGCGACTTCGTGCTGCTGGGCCGTGGCGAGGAGACCACCGGTGGCCGGGACAAGGGCTCGATCCTGGCCGACACGGTGGAGGCCCTGCTGGGCGCCGTGTACCTCGACCGCGGCCTGTCGGTCGCCTCGGACCTGGTGCACCGGCTGTTCGACGGGCTGATCGAGTCGTCCGGCCAGCTCGGCGCCGGGCTGGACTGGAAGACCAGCCTGCAGGAGCTCACCGCCACCCTGGCGATCGGCGTCCCCGAGTACGTCGTGAGCGAGGACGGCCCGGACCACGCCAAGAGCTTTGTCGCCGAGGTGCTCGTCGGCGGTCAGGTGCGCGGCCGCGGTGCCGGCCGCAGCAAGAAGGAGGCCGAGCAGGCCGCCGCGGCGACCGCGTGGACGGTGCTGGACGGCGACCGGCCGCGCACCCCGACCCTCTAGACGTCCCCGTGCCGGAGCTGCCAGAGGTCGAGGTGGTGCGCCGCGGCCTGGAGCGCTGGGTGGCCGGGCGCACCGTGGCCGACGTCGAGGTGCTGCACCCGCGCGCGGTGCGCCGGCAGCCGGGTGGCGCAGCCGGGCTGGTGGCCGGTCTCGAGGGACGCACCCTGCAGGCGGCCCGTCGGCGTGGCAAGTACCTGTGGCTGCCCACCGACGACGGCGAGGCGCTGCTGGCCCACCTGGGCATGTCCGGCCAGCTGCTCGTGCAGCCCCCCGACGCCCCCGACGAGACCCACCTGCGGGTCCGGCTGCGGTTCACCGACGGCGGCCGCGAGCTGCGCTTCGTGGACCAGCGCACCTTCGGCGGGCTGTCCCTGGAGCCGATGTCCGGCGGGACCGAGGACGGCGTCCCGCTGCCGGTGGCCCACATCGCCCGTGACCCGCTCGACGCACGCTTCGACGACGCCGCGTTCGCCGCTGCGCTGCGCCGGCGGCACACCGGGGTCAAGCGGGCGCTGCTCGACCAGAGCCTGGTCTCGGGGATCGGCAACATCTACGCCGACGAGGCGCTGTGGCAGGTCGGGCTGCACTACGCCCGGCCGACCGAGACGCTGACCCGCGCCCAGGTGGCCCGGATGCTGGCCGCCGTCCGCTCGGTCATGGGCGCGGCGCTGGAGCGGGGCGGCACGTCGTTCGACTCGCTGTACGTCAACGTCAACGGCGAGTCCGGCTACTTCGAGCGCTCGCTCGAGGCCTACGGCCGCCGCGACCTGCCCTGCTCGCGCTGCGGCACGCCGATCCGGCGGGACCCGTTCATGAACCGCTCCTCCTACAGCTGCCCGCGCTGTCAGCCCCGGCCGCGCCGGGCGCACTGGTAGCCGGCCGTGACCGAGTCGCCGGTGCCACCGGTGCGGGTGACCGTCTGGGCGCGGGGGACCGTGCAGGGCGTGGGCTTTCGCTGGTGGACCCGGGCCCGGGCGCTCGAGCTGGGCCTGGTCGGGCGGGCCACCAACCTGGACGACGGCCGGGTGGAGGTCGTCGCCGAGGGGCCGGAGCCGGCCTGCCGGGCGCTCGTCGCGCTGCTGGAGGGGCCCGGCACCCCCGGGCGGGTCCGCGGCGTGGTCCAGCAGTGGTCGCCGGCCCGCGGCGACCTGACCGGCTTCGTCGAGCGCTGACGCTGTCACCCGGTCGGCTGAGCGACGGGCCGCGGAGGTTGACCGTTTCGTGATCTCAGTGCGACCCTAAGAACACCGCACCGGCGTCCCGTACGCCTGGCTCTTGCGCGACCACTGACCTGGTGCCCACGGGCACCCGACCGTGAAGGACCCTCGATGGCGAAGGCCCTGCTCGGCCATCTCGGCGGACCCGACCCGATGGTCGTCGCCGAGCTCGCCCGGCTCCGCCGCCGGGTAGACGACCTCGAGACCGAGGTCGACCGGCTGAAGACCGCGAACGAGGCGCTCACCTCGCTGGTGGCGGACGAAGCGCAGGAGCGCTTCCTTGCCGTCCCCGACCGGGAGCCCGCACTCACCTGACCGTTCGCCGCCCCCGGCCCTGGCGGACCGGTGCGGCTTCACGAGGCGGGGTAGGGTGAGGGCGCTTCCCCGCGCTGTGAACTCGTCCTCTCGTCCGATGGTGGCTGTCAGCAGGCACCGCCCCGGCCCAGGAGCGCCCTCCTCGTGCACCTGAAGAGCCTCACCCTGCGCGGCTTCAAGTCCTTCGCGTCGTCCACCACCCTGCGCTTCGAGCC
Coding sequences:
- the rnc gene encoding ribonuclease III, coding for MSVPRPPAELADRLGVLVDPAMLLQALTHRSYAYENGGLPTNERLEFLGDSVLGLVVTDTLYRTHPDQPEGQLAKLRAAVVNARALADVGRELGLGDFVLLGRGEETTGGRDKGSILADTVEALLGAVYLDRGLSVASDLVHRLFDGLIESSGQLGAGLDWKTSLQELTATLAIGVPEYVVSEDGPDHAKSFVAEVLVGGQVRGRGAGRSKKEAEQAAAATAWTVLDGDRPRTPTL
- a CDS encoding YceD family protein; this encodes MPSAEDTLSRLDPRAPLVVDTHDVGRRAGTMRQLSFTAPAPAGLGQDVIGVPEGSAIELELRLESVIEGVLVSGTARAQLTGECVRCLEPLTSEVEVPIQELYYYPDQYVEFEVEDEEARRLEGELLDLEPVLRDSLVLALPPQPVCRDDCPGLCPVCGFRLADDPEHSHEAVDARWAALGGLLDDNSASTTEQTDEPSDRRTRSKES
- the rpmF gene encoding 50S ribosomal protein L32, which produces MAVPKRKMSRSNTRSRRAQWKATAPALSTCDRCKQPKLQHIACPTCGTYNKRQVLEV
- the mutM gene encoding bifunctional DNA-formamidopyrimidine glycosylase/DNA-(apurinic or apyrimidinic site) lyase; protein product: MPELPEVEVVRRGLERWVAGRTVADVEVLHPRAVRRQPGGAAGLVAGLEGRTLQAARRRGKYLWLPTDDGEALLAHLGMSGQLLVQPPDAPDETHLRVRLRFTDGGRELRFVDQRTFGGLSLEPMSGGTEDGVPLPVAHIARDPLDARFDDAAFAAALRRRHTGVKRALLDQSLVSGIGNIYADEALWQVGLHYARPTETLTRAQVARMLAAVRSVMGAALERGGTSFDSLYVNVNGESGYFERSLEAYGRRDLPCSRCGTPIRRDPFMNRSSYSCPRCQPRPRRAHW
- a CDS encoding acylphosphatase, producing MTESPVPPVRVTVWARGTVQGVGFRWWTRARALELGLVGRATNLDDGRVEVVAEGPEPACRALVALLEGPGTPGRVRGVVQQWSPARGDLTGFVER